A genomic stretch from Thermodesulfobacteriota bacterium includes:
- a CDS encoding STAS domain-containing protein: protein MARHDASNPAELRLEGELTVWRAGELRNALATALASGTDVALDLGGVEAADAAGLQLLCAVHQTAAARGHTLRVRLGAAVSQAAQRAGLRPRVGCRSGCLWTGEEG, encoded by the coding sequence ATGGCACGGCACGACGCATCGAACCCCGCAGAGCTGCGGCTCGAGGGAGAGCTCACCGTGTGGCGGGCCGGAGAGCTGCGCAACGCCCTCGCCACGGCCCTGGCGTCGGGTACGGACGTGGCGCTCGACCTCGGGGGCGTCGAGGCAGCCGACGCCGCAGGCCTCCAGCTCTTGTGTGCGGTCCACCAGACTGCCGCCGCAAGAGGGCACACCCTTCGGGTTCGGCTCGGCGCCGCCGTGAGTCAGGCGGCCCAGCGAGCGGGGCTTCGGCCCCGGGTAGGGTGCCGTTCGGGCTGTCTGTGGACAGGAGAGGAAGGATGA
- a CDS encoding response regulator — MSKRILTVDDSASIRQVVSFTLKGGGYEVVEAVDGRDALAKLNGAPIHLVVTDLNMPNLDGIGLIRELRAQPATKFTPILMLTTESQDAKKQEGKAAGATGWIVKPFKPDQLLAVVKKVLG, encoded by the coding sequence ATGAGCAAGCGCATCTTGACCGTGGACGACTCGGCGAGCATCCGTCAGGTGGTGTCCTTCACCTTGAAGGGCGGGGGCTACGAGGTGGTGGAGGCGGTGGACGGCAGGGACGCCCTGGCCAAGCTGAACGGCGCGCCCATCCACCTGGTCGTCACCGACCTCAACATGCCCAACCTCGACGGGATCGGGCTCATCCGGGAGCTGCGCGCCCAGCCCGCCACGAAGTTCACGCCGATCCTCATGCTCACCACCGAGAGCCAGGACGCCAAGAAGCAGGAGGGCAAGGCCGCCGGGGCGACGGGCTGGATCGTCAAGCCCTTCAAGCCCGACCAGCTCCTGGCCGTGGTGAAGAAAGTGCTCGGGTGA